In a single window of the Porites lutea chromosome 14, jaPorLute2.1, whole genome shotgun sequence genome:
- the LOC140924927 gene encoding uncharacterized protein has product MAKFDVEAAYRNIPVHPSDRFLLGMKWRESYYVDLTLPFGLRSAPYIFNSVADMVEWILVHSYEVSDLLHYLDDFITAGPSASTQCARNLSTALAVCDQLGLPLHPGKCVGLTLVLTVLSIELDSVNQVARLPAEKLHALRELIASWLARSWCNRRELESLIGHLHHAAKVVWPGRTFLRRMIDLLSCFRKKDHPIRLNKEFHRDLQWWHQFLVDWHGVNLLLFPGNTPTADVEVSSDAAGSLGFGAYLEGMWFTSSCMPSQREQSIAYKELFPVVVSAHVWGHLWCRRHVLFRSDNDSVVHILNARTSKVPCLIHLLRSLLLAAARHSFSFSAQHIPGVTNSIADALSRFHWQDFRRLA; this is encoded by the coding sequence ATGGCCAAGTTTGATGTCGAGGCAGCTTACCGTAATATTCCAGTCCACCCATCAGACCGGTTTCTCTTAGGAATGAAGTGGCGGGAGTCCTACTATGTTGACTTGACCCTTCCATTTGGCCTTCGCTCTGCCCCTTACATTTTCAACTCAGTGGCGGATATGGTTGAGTGGATTCTGGTGCATTCCTATGAGGTCTCCGATTTACTCCATTATCTCGATGATTTTATCACAGCCGGCCCCTCAGCCTCTACTCAGTGTGCTAGGAACCTCAGTACTGCTTTGGCTGTTTGCGACCAGCTAGGCTTACCTCTTCATCCTGGAAAATGTGTTGGCCTTACCCTAGTACTTACAGTTCTGAGCATTGAACTGGATTCTGTCAATCAAGTGGCCCGCCTTCCAGCAGAGAAACTCCACGCCCTGCGGGAGTTGATTGCATCATGGTTAGCCCGGTCTTGGTGCAACAGACGGGAGCTAGAGTCCCTAATTGGTCACCTCCATCATGCCGCGAAAGTGGTATGGCCTGGTCGCACCTTCTTACGTCGGATGATTGACCTGCTCAGCTGCTTCCGCAAGAAGGACCACCCTATCCGCCTTAATAAGGAGTTCCATCGTGATTTGCAGTGGTGGCATCAGTTCCTGGTAGATTGGCATGGGGTCAATTTGTTGCTTTTTCCAGGCAATACGCCTACTGCGGACGTGGAAGTTTCCTCGGATGCAGCTGGTTCTCTGGGCTTTGGTGCATATTTAGAGGGCATGTGGTTTACTAGTTCTTGTATGCCCTCACAGCGAGAACAGTCCATTGCTTATAAGGAACTCTTTCCAGTGGTCGTCTCTGCTCATGTTTGGGGCCACCTTTGGTGCAGGCGGCATGTTCTATTTCGATCGGACAACGACAGTGTGGTGCACATTCTGAATGCGAGGACATCTAAAGTGCCATGTCTTATCCATTTGCTACGTTCCTTGCTACTGGCAGCTGCCCGTCATAGTTTTTCGTTCTCTGCCCAACATATTCCTGGAGTCACTAATTCGATAGCTGATGCCCTTTCTCGCTTTCATTGGCAGGACTTTCGCCGTTTGGCT